From the Coprobacter tertius genome, one window contains:
- a CDS encoding Crp/Fnr family transcriptional regulator, which yields MDEFVDFLHSQLHLLPSQIELLKEKIKTHYFKKGDLLEGPAELDDRMYYIKKGGARSFYLKDGKDITFSFAFENDLLVSMRSNTTKKEFPELVEFLDETEAYSILIKPFSKIQKFKSLAAADFSQALLLKYNCFLEERIINLQCKSARERYDWVVGRFPELLQKANLGQIASFIGVTQETLSRIRSEKKKHNPAG from the coding sequence ATGGACGAATTTGTAGATTTCTTACACTCTCAGTTGCATTTATTACCTTCTCAAATCGAGTTATTAAAAGAAAAAATAAAAACTCATTATTTTAAGAAGGGTGATCTGCTCGAAGGGCCTGCCGAACTCGATGATAGAATGTACTACATAAAAAAAGGAGGAGCCAGAAGCTTTTACCTTAAAGACGGAAAAGATATTACTTTTTCCTTTGCATTCGAAAACGACTTGCTCGTTTCCATGCGTTCGAACACAACCAAAAAAGAATTTCCCGAACTGGTAGAATTTCTCGACGAAACCGAAGCCTATTCGATATTGATAAAACCATTTTCAAAAATCCAAAAATTCAAAAGCCTCGCTGCAGCCGACTTCTCACAGGCTCTTTTATTAAAATATAATTGCTTTCTCGAAGAACGTATTATCAATCTACAATGTAAATCTGCCCGAGAACGATATGACTGGGTAGTTGGCAGATTCCCCGAATTATTACAAAAAGCAAACTTGGGTCAAATCGCATCTTTTATCGGTGTAACCCAAGAAACTCTCAGCCGTATACGATCGGAAAAGAAAAAACATAACCCCGCCGGTTAA